The Aneurinibacillus uraniidurans genome segment AATGCTGCGATGGTTCTGGATGCGGCCAAGATGTACTATATCGATAACCCGGGTCAAGCTATAAAGGGCAATTCAATTACTTTAAAAGGATTAACAGATGGAAAATATTTAGATGGTATTCCGAAAAATCCGTTTACAGGAAAACAATATGATGGCACAACTAATAAAGTAGATTATGCGGATGGTGGAGAATTACAAGTTACGTTATTAAGCGAAGTGAGTGGAATTGATCGTGATTATAAAGGTGCAACGCGAGCAGATGTTTTAGCAGATAAGTATTCAAAATAATAGTACATGGAATCGAGACACTCCTTTTCTGGAATGAATGGAAAAGGAGTGTGATTTCCCGGAAAGACAAAAATTAAGAGGGAACAGGGAGGAGGAGCGTGGTGATCAGCTCTATCATAACTGGATTCTTTTTTTTATATGGGCTGATACTAGGCTCGTTCTTCAATGTTGTTGGACTCAGAATGCCGAACGGAGAGTCGATCGTGCGACCGCGTTCGTATTGTCCGCACTGCCGTCGTACGTTAGCGGCACGTGATCTGGTGCCGATTCTATCGTATATGTGGAATAAGGGACATTGTCGATACTGCGGGAATCCAATCCCGCCGGGTTATTCTGTTATGGAATTCATAACCGGACTGTTATTCGCAGCGACGTATCAGGCATTTGGCTTGACGCCTGAGACAGGCATGGTTTTGCTGTTCATCTCTGTTCTCGTTATTGTCACGGTATCGGACCTGGCGTATTTTCTTATTCTGGATAAAATCACATTTCCGGCGTTTTTTGCGATACTCATTCTTCGTTTTTTCATTCACCCGAATGAGTCATATGAAGCCCATCTCATTGGTGCTGGGCTTGGATTTGGCATCTTTTATATCATCGCTATGTTTGCACGGGGTGGATTCGGTTTTGGAGATGTAAAGCTGTTTACAGTCGTCGGATTATTTCTTGGCTGGCCGCGTCTGCTAGTGGTCATCATGTTATCCACCTGCCTTGGTACATTATTCGGGCTGCTTATGATGATAGCAGGACGAGCGACAGAAGGGCGCAAGACTGCCATTCCGTTTGGTCCGTTTATCGCACTTGGAAGCGTATTGGCTGTCTTTTTCGGTTATGATTTGATTGACTGGTACTGGAGTCTGTTCTGGTGACCGTCATTTTGTAGTATGATTTTTCTGGGAAAATAGAGGGGGATAGCTATGAAACTTCCATTTTTTCGGCAGTCTGTCGGTTCGGTAGGCATGCTGCTGACAGATACCGGCCTGCGGTACGCGGAAGTTCGTACTACAGGGGAGCGGGTTCAAGTCAGACAGGCAGGGCTGATTGAGCTTGAGTCTGGTTGTGTAGAAGGCGGACGAATTGTGGATATGGAG includes the following:
- a CDS encoding prepilin-type N-terminal cleavage/methylation domain-containing protein — translated: MFKRLREDQKGLTLIELLAVVVILGIIIAIAIPSISGIIERQKVKAHDANAAMVLDAAKMYYIDNPGQAIKGNSITLKGLTDGKYLDGIPKNPFTGKQYDGTTNKVDYADGGELQVTLLSEVSGIDRDYKGATRADVLADKYSK
- a CDS encoding prepilin peptidase; its protein translation is MISSIITGFFFLYGLILGSFFNVVGLRMPNGESIVRPRSYCPHCRRTLAARDLVPILSYMWNKGHCRYCGNPIPPGYSVMEFITGLLFAATYQAFGLTPETGMVLLFISVLVIVTVSDLAYFLILDKITFPAFFAILILRFFIHPNESYEAHLIGAGLGFGIFYIIAMFARGGFGFGDVKLFTVVGLFLGWPRLLVVIMLSTCLGTLFGLLMMIAGRATEGRKTAIPFGPFIALGSVLAVFFGYDLIDWYWSLFW